CTTTCCTGCTGAAGGAAATCACGCCGCGTTCCCTCGGTATGCTGATCGCTTTCTACGAACACAAGATTTTCGTGCAGGGTGTTATCTGGAATATCTACAGCTTCGATCAGTGGGGTGTGGAACTGGGTAAACAACTGGCCGGCAAAATTCTTCCGGAGCTGCAAAACGACGACTATGTGTCTAACCATGACGCCAGTACGAACGGACTGATCAATGCGTTCAAAGCCATGAGAAAACAGTAATACAAGGCTATACATAAAAGAGAATCGCCCACTGAACATTCAGTGGGCGATTCTTTTATAACTTAATACGACGGTGATTCCTGCGTTAGTTATTGGTTAATTCATCAGGGGAATCACATTTACCATTTGTCTACCTCGTCAGCGCTATGTGAAGCCGGGGCGGACGCCGCAATCGGAGCAACAGTGGCAGCTACTTCTGCGGTACGGGTCACCTCAGTATCGCCGTCTGTTTCCTCCTGGTCTTCCTGCACATAATCGTGATTGTAGGCATCAAAATCAAAATCGGGCATCAACTCAGTTTTAACGTAGTTGATGGTTTCGGTCAGCGCATTCAGGAACTTGTTGAAGTCCTCCTTGTACAGGAACACTTTGTGCCTGTCGTAGCCGTTGTCATTAAAACGTTTCTTACTTTCTGTAATGGTCAGAAAGTAATCATTTCCCCGAGTGGTCTTTACATCAAAGAAGTACGTCCTTCTTTTGCCCGCTTTCAATCGTTTAGAAAAGATGCTATCATTGTTTCTTTCCTGTTGATTGGTGTTTTCGTACGCCACAGTTGATAGATTTAAGTGTTAACGAATCAAATCCTGTTACAATAAGGAACAAATATACTATTGTTTTACAAATATCAAAATATTTTTAAATGATTTTGAAAAATCATAAAACAACCCTGTAACAGGCCGTGGCAGAGCTTATACAAGACCGTGATTGTTATTCAGTTACACTTTCTTCATCGCCGGATTGCTGTCTTGCGTACAGTTCAGCATAGTAACCATTCAATGATAATAATTCCTCATGTGTTCCCTCTTCCACAATCCTGCCTTCGTCCAACACAATGATCTTGTCAAACTCAAACAGGGAGAAGATCCTGTGGGTAATAATGATAGCTGTTTTGTTCTTCAGGTAGGCGTACAGGTTACCAATGATCTCTTTTTCCGTACGGGCGTCTACGGCAGAGAGACAGTCATCAAAAATCATGATATCCGGGTCTTTAATGAGCGCCCTGGCAATGGATATACGTTGTTTCTGCCCGCCGCTGAGGGTAACGCCCCGCTCCCCTATTTCTGTATCAAACCCTTCGTTGAACCCAAGGATGTCCTTCTCTACCGAAGCCTGCCGGGCCGCTTGTTGCACTGCCTGCAAACTGGCCGCAGGGTCACCAAAACGGATATTGTTGGCAATGGAGTCTGAGAAAAGGAACACGTCCTGCGGCACATAACTGATCTGGCTGCGGAGCTGCTCCAGGTGCATATAACGGACGTCATTCGTGTCCATCATCACACGGCCATGCTGCGGATCGTACATCCGTATCAGCAACTGCGCCAGCGTGCTCTTGCCTGAACCGGTACGGCCAATGACCGCCACTTTCTGGCCCGGCGCAATATGCAGATTGATATCCTTCAGCGCTGTAATACCGGTATGGGGATAGGTGAAGGTAACACCTTCCAGCCGCACTGCGCCTTCCAGCTGCACGGTATGCGCACCAGGCTCGTCTTTGATGTCCGGCTCTATTCTCAGGAATTCGTTTATCCGTTGCTGTGAGGCAGCCGCACGCTGCACCATCGTTGCCACCAGGCCTATTGACAGGAAGGGGAACATCAGCATGTTCACATAGATCACAAACTCAGCGAGGTTGCCCACGGTGATATTTCCTGCTATTACCTGGTAACCGCCAATGAAAATAGTGAGTATGACACTTAGCCCGATCATCAGCGCCATGATAGGCTGAAACAACGCATCTGTTTTCGCAAGACTGATAGAACTGAGCTTGTAGGCTTCACTGGCGCTTTCGAAGTGCCGTCCGCTGGCATCTTCCTGTACGTATGATTTGATCACCCGGATGCCGGAGTAAGACTCCTGCGCAATGGACGTTATGTTGGATAATTCCGCCTGTATCCTTTCGCTTTTACGGTGGATGATTTTGTTGACATAATAAATCGTCAGTGCCAGGAAAGGCAGCGGAGACAAGGTATACAAGGTCAACAGCGGATTTACTTCCAGCATCAGGTACACGATGATAACGATCAGGAACAAGGTGCGGGAGGCGTACATGATGGCCGGGCCAACGTACATGCGTACACGGGAAACGTCTTCCGTGATACGGCTCATCAGGTCGCCGGTACGGTGCATCTTAAAAAAGTTAAGGTCCAGCTTCTGATAATGCTGGTAAATTTCGTTCTTCAGGTCATACTCAATATGCCGGCTCATCACGATGAGCGTTTGCCGCTGCAGGAAAAGGAAAAAGCCGCTCAGCAAGGCAAATATCAAAATGCTCACGCCATAAAATGCGAGGATACGGGAGAAGTCGGCCCGGAAAGCGCTTTTCAGGCTGGTGTCGCTTAACAGGCGGTATTCGTCAAGATTATGCGACAACAGGTCAAAGATCTGCCGGACCATGATAGGCTGAAAGACACTGAAGACAATCGATATGGCCGTAAACAGCAACCCCAGTATAAGGCGCCATTTGTTGGACACGAAGTATTTATTAAGCGCAGCTAGATGTTTCAATCGGAATGTTTTGACACAAAAATAAGCCAAAGTAGCTTACGAAAAAGAGCGGAGATCAAAGCTCATGCTCTGACCTCCGCTCTTGCATATTTTAATCCTACTGATTACAGTTGTTTCAGCGCTTCCACGATTTTCGCTTCAGCTGCTTCCGGCGCCACGTCTTCCTTTACGAATTTGCGGCCGGTGATGTTTTCGAACAGTTCGATGTAACGCTCGCTCACGCTGTTAACGAATTCGTCGGTCATTTCTGGTACCTTTTGACCGTCTTTGCCCTGGAATCCGTTTTCCATCAGCCACTCGCGCACAAACTCCTTGCTCAGTTGTTTCTGCTGTTTGCCGGCTTTCTGGTTTTCTTCATAACCGGCTGCATAGAAGTAACGGGAAGAGTCCGGCGTGTGAATTTCGTCGATCACGTAGATAGTATCGCCGATTTTACCGAATTCATACTTGGTATCTACGAGGATCAGGCCGCGTTTTGCCGCCAGTTCCTTACCTCTTGCAAACAGGGCAAGGGCATATTTTTCCAGTTGCTCGTAGTCTTCCTTGCCCACCAATCCCCGTGCGATGATTTCCTCACGGGAAATATCTTCATCATGACCTTCGTGCGCTTTGGTGGTAGGTGTAATGATCGGCTGAGGGAAAAAATCATTTTCTTTCAGCCCTTCCGGCATTGTAACGCCGCAGAGTACACGCTGACCTGTTTTGTAAGTTCTCCAGGCATGGCCGGTGAGGTTGCCGCGCACCACCATTTCCACAGGGAACGTTTCGCATTTCAAACCTATAGTTACATTAGGCAGCGGGGTAGATTTCACCCAGTTAGGCACGATATCTTTAGTAGCTTCCAGCATAATGGCGGCCACCTGGTTCAGCACCTGTCC
This window of the Chitinophaga varians genome carries:
- a CDS encoding DUF3276 family protein, yielding MAYENTNQQERNNDSIFSKRLKAGKRRTYFFDVKTTRGNDYFLTITESKKRFNDNGYDRHKVFLYKEDFNKFLNALTETINYVKTELMPDFDFDAYNHDYVQEDQEETDGDTEVTRTAEVAATVAPIAASAPASHSADEVDKW
- a CDS encoding ABC transporter ATP-binding protein codes for the protein MKHLAALNKYFVSNKWRLILGLLFTAISIVFSVFQPIMVRQIFDLLSHNLDEYRLLSDTSLKSAFRADFSRILAFYGVSILIFALLSGFFLFLQRQTLIVMSRHIEYDLKNEIYQHYQKLDLNFFKMHRTGDLMSRITEDVSRVRMYVGPAIMYASRTLFLIVIIVYLMLEVNPLLTLYTLSPLPFLALTIYYVNKIIHRKSERIQAELSNITSIAQESYSGIRVIKSYVQEDASGRHFESASEAYKLSSISLAKTDALFQPIMALMIGLSVILTIFIGGYQVIAGNITVGNLAEFVIYVNMLMFPFLSIGLVATMVQRAAASQQRINEFLRIEPDIKDEPGAHTVQLEGAVRLEGVTFTYPHTGITALKDINLHIAPGQKVAVIGRTGSGKSTLAQLLIRMYDPQHGRVMMDTNDVRYMHLEQLRSQISYVPQDVFLFSDSIANNIRFGDPAASLQAVQQAARQASVEKDILGFNEGFDTEIGERGVTLSGGQKQRISIARALIKDPDIMIFDDCLSAVDARTEKEIIGNLYAYLKNKTAIIITHRIFSLFEFDKIIVLDEGRIVEEGTHEELLSLNGYYAELYARQQSGDEESVTE
- a CDS encoding phosphoribosylaminoimidazolesuccinocarboxamide synthase; this encodes MLDSNFKFPGQTAFYKGKVRDVYTIGDKFMVMAVSDRISAFDVVLPRPIPYKGQVLNQVAAIMLEATKDIVPNWVKSTPLPNVTIGLKCETFPVEMVVRGNLTGHAWRTYKTGQRVLCGVTMPEGLKENDFFPQPIITPTTKAHEGHDEDISREEIIARGLVGKEDYEQLEKYALALFARGKELAAKRGLILVDTKYEFGKIGDTIYVIDEIHTPDSSRYFYAAGYEENQKAGKQQKQLSKEFVREWLMENGFQGKDGQKVPEMTDEFVNSVSERYIELFENITGRKFVKEDVAPEAAEAKIVEALKQL